The Clostridioides sp. ES-S-0010-02 genome window below encodes:
- a CDS encoding DUF3343 domain-containing protein, which translates to MNQMYIVSFNSTHHAIRSEKLFDENGLKVMALPTPREITASCGISIKFSFEDMKKIKTILVENNVDIKGIYCISKLEDGSREAKKLD; encoded by the coding sequence ATGAATCAAATGTATATAGTATCATTTAATTCTACACATCATGCAATAAGGTCAGAAAAGCTATTTGATGAAAATGGTTTAAAAGTAATGGCTCTTCCAACACCAAGAGAAATAACAGCAAGCTGTGGAATATCAATTAAATTTTCTTTTGAAGATATGAAAAAAATAAAGACAATTTTAGTTGAAAATAATGTAGATATAAAGGGAATTTACTGTATAAGTAAATTAGAGGATGGCTCAAGGGAAGCAAAGAAGTTAGATTAG
- a CDS encoding DUF951 domain-containing protein, producing MPMDLKIGDIVELKKQHACGCKEFEIVRTGMDIKIKCTKCSRLIMLDRETLEKRVKKLIKK from the coding sequence ATGCCAATGGATTTAAAAATAGGGGATATTGTTGAATTGAAAAAACAACATGCATGTGGATGTAAAGAGTTTGAAATCGTAAGAACTGGAATGGATATAAAGATAAAATGTACGAAATGTTCAAGGCTAATAATGCTTGATAGAGAGACATTAGAAAAGAGAGTAAAAAAGCTAATAAAAAAATGA
- a CDS encoding PLP-dependent aminotransferase family protein, with translation MAVKYAKRMEGLQGSEIRELLKLTQQPQIISFAGGMPAPELFPVEEMKKVSVAVLEENGRSAMQYTTTEGYEPLREKIAARMNDKNKTNVDKDDILVTSGSQQGLDFAGKVFIDEGDVILCESPSYIGAINAFKSYQPKFIDVPTDSNGMIMEELEKILETTDRIKMIYVIPDFQNPTGRTWPLERRKKFMEIVNKYEIPVIEDNPYGDLRFEGESLPSLKSMDTKGLVIFLGTFSKIFCPGYRLGWTCASPEILSKFNFAKQGADLQASTISQMEVSKFMDMYDLDEHVDKIKAVYIKRRDVMLKTMEEEFPEGLVFTHPEGGLFTWVELPSNLNAKELMPKCLEKNVAYVAGGGFFPNGGRENTFRLNYSNMPEEKIIEGIKNIASVLKEAMGVEA, from the coding sequence ATGGCAGTTAAATATGCAAAAAGAATGGAAGGTTTACAAGGATCTGAAATACGTGAGCTTTTAAAACTTACTCAACAACCACAAATAATATCTTTTGCGGGTGGAATGCCTGCTCCAGAATTATTTCCAGTTGAAGAAATGAAAAAAGTATCAGTTGCAGTGCTTGAAGAAAATGGAAGATCAGCTATGCAATATACTACAACAGAAGGATATGAACCATTAAGAGAAAAAATAGCAGCTAGAATGAATGACAAAAACAAAACTAATGTAGATAAAGATGATATATTAGTTACAAGTGGTTCTCAACAAGGTCTAGATTTTGCAGGAAAAGTATTTATTGATGAAGGTGATGTAATTTTATGTGAAAGCCCATCTTACATAGGAGCTATAAATGCATTTAAATCTTACCAACCTAAATTCATAGATGTTCCAACAGATTCTAATGGAATGATAATGGAAGAACTAGAAAAAATACTAGAAACAACTGATAGAATAAAAATGATTTATGTAATACCTGATTTCCAAAATCCAACAGGAAGAACTTGGCCACTTGAAAGACGTAAAAAATTCATGGAAATAGTAAATAAATATGAAATACCAGTAATAGAAGATAATCCATATGGAGATTTAAGATTTGAGGGAGAATCTTTACCATCTTTAAAATCAATGGATACAAAAGGATTAGTAATATTCTTAGGAACTTTCTCTAAAATATTCTGCCCAGGATACAGATTAGGATGGACTTGTGCTTCTCCAGAAATACTATCTAAATTTAACTTTGCAAAACAAGGTGCAGACTTACAAGCATCAACTATATCTCAAATGGAAGTAAGTAAATTTATGGATATGTATGACTTAGATGAACACGTTGATAAAATAAAAGCTGTTTATATCAAACGTAGAGATGTTATGCTTAAGACTATGGAAGAAGAATTCCCAGAAGGATTAGTATTTACTCATCCAGAAGGTGGATTATTTACATGGGTAGAGCTTCCAAGTAATTTAAATGCTAAAGAATTAATGCCAAAATGCTTAGAAAAGAATGTTGCTTATGTTGCTGGAGGAGGATTCTTCCCTAATGGTGGTAGAGAAAATACTTTCAGACTTAACTATTCAAATATGCCAGAAGAAAAAATAATAGAAGGTATCAAAAACATAGCATCAGTTTTAAAAGAAGCTATGGGTGTTGAAGCTTAA
- a CDS encoding 30S ribosomal protein S6, giving the protein MRNYELVYVVKPNSDEETREAVLNKVKEVVATEGEIVKVDTWGTKKLAYPIAKFTEGFYVLVNFKSAVDVPKEIDRNLKINENVIRHMIVVA; this is encoded by the coding sequence GTGAGAAATTATGAATTAGTTTATGTAGTAAAGCCAAACTCTGATGAAGAAACAAGAGAAGCTGTACTAAACAAAGTTAAGGAAGTTGTTGCAACTGAAGGAGAAATAGTTAAAGTTGATACTTGGGGAACTAAAAAATTAGCTTATCCAATAGCTAAGTTTACAGAAGGTTTCTATGTGTTAGTTAACTTCAAATCAGCAGTAGACGTTCCTAAAGAAATAGACAGAAACTTAAAGATAAATGAAAACGTAATAAGACACATGATAGTTGTTG